One genomic segment of Ricinus communis isolate WT05 ecotype wild-type chromosome 5, ASM1957865v1, whole genome shotgun sequence includes these proteins:
- the LOC8272193 gene encoding UDP-glycosyltransferase 73C25 produces MPSQANQQLHFVLFPFMAQGHMIPMMDIARLLAQQGIIVTIVTTPLNAARFKTVIARAINTGLRIQVFELQFPFDKTGLPEGCENFDMLPSFEMSINLFTAACELEQPVEKLFEELDPRPSCIISDMCFPWTVNIANKWRIPRISFNGFCCFCMLCMNNIFASKILETITSESEYFVVPGLPDHIELTKDQLPGPMSKNLEEFHSRILAAEQHSYGIIINTFEELEEAYVKEYKKAKGDNRIWCIGPVSLCNKDALDKAERGNKTSVNEHECLKWLDSWQSGSVVYACLGSISNLIPAQMVELGVGLEASNRPFIWVIRGGDKSREIEKWIEESGFEQRTKGRGLLIRGWAPQVLILSHPAIGGFLTHCGWNSTLEAITAGLPMVTWPLFADQFCNEKLVVQVLKIGVKIGVEVPEKWGEEQKLGVLVKAGDIKRAVDKLMREGEERDERRKRAKELGELAKKATEKGGSSYLNLRSLIQDIMQQSNHEQPA; encoded by the coding sequence ATGCCTTCCCAAGCCAACCAGCAGCTTCACTTTGTCTTGTTTCCTTTCATGGCACAAGGCCATATGATTCCTATGATGGATATCGCAAGACTATTAGCTCAACAAGGTATAATTGTCACCATAGTCACTACACCTCTTAATGCTGCTAGATTTAAAACTGTTATTGCTCGTGCCATAAATACTGGCCTCAGAATCCAAGTGTTCGAGCTTCAATTTCCCTTCGACAAAACAGGATTGCCAGAAGGGTGTGAGAATTTTGACATGCTCCCTTCATTTGAGATGTCCATCAACCTGTTCACAGCAGCTTGTGAACTTGAGCAGCCAGTTGAAAAATTGTTTGAAGAGTTAGATCCCAGGCCAAGCTGCATAATTTCTGATATGTGCTTTCCTTGGACAGTTAACATAGCTAACAAGTGGAGGATTCctagaatttctttcaatGGTTTCTGTTGCTTTTGTATGCTGTGCATGAATAACATTTTCGCTTCCAAAATCTTAGAAACCATAACTTCAGAATCAGAATACTTTGTTGTTCCTGGCTTGCCTGATCATATTGAGCTGACTAAAGACCAGCTTCCAGGACCAATGTCCAAAAATCTGGAAGAGTTCCATAGTCGGATTCTTGCAGCTGAACAGCACAGCTATGGAATAATTATAAACACATTTGAGGAGTTGGAGGAAGCATACGTTAAGgaatataagaaagcaaagGGAGATAACAGAATTTGGTGCATCGGTCCTGTTTCATTATGCAATAAAGACGCATTGGACAAGGCTGAAAGAGGCAACAAGACATCAGTTAATGAACACGAATGCTTAAAATGGCTTGATTCATGGCAATCAGGTTCTGTAGTTTATGCCTGTCTTGGAAGTATTAGCAATCTAATTCCTGCACAGATGGTAGAACTTGGCGTAGGCTTAGAGGCATCAAACAGACCATTTATTTGGGTCATAAGGGGAGGTGACAAGTCTAGGGAAATAGAGAAATGGATTGAAGAGAGTGGATTTGAGCAGAGAACGAAAGGAAGAGGTCTTCTGATTCGCGGCTGGGCGCCACAAGTACTGATATTATCACATCCTGCAATTGGAGGTTTTCTGACACATTGCGGTTGGAATTCAACATTGGAAGCAATAACTGCCGGATTGCCTATGGTTACATGGCCACTTTTCGCGGACCAATTTTGTAATGAGAAGTTGGTTGTTCAAGTACTGAAGATTGGTGTTAAGATAGGAGTGGAGGTTCCTGAGAAGTGGGGAGAGGAACAGAAGCTTGGCGTATTGGTAAAGGCAGGCGATATTAAGAGGGCTGTGGATAAACTGATGAGAGAAGGAGAGGAAAGggatgaaagaagaaaaagggcTAAAGAGCTTGGAGAGTTGGCAAAGAAGGCAACTGAGAAAGGAGGGTCTTCTTATCTCAATCTCAGAAGTCTAATCCAAGATATCATGCAGCAAAGCAACCATGAGCAACCTGCCTAA
- the LOC8272194 gene encoding NADH dehydrogenase [ubiquinone] iron-sulfur protein 1, mitochondrial — protein sequence MGLGLLASRLIKPRTSNPRNHLFLLRSIVTKPELQSPESSAAAAAAEPIPDLGPPRTPVGGARVHFPNPEDAIEVFVDGYPVKIPKGMTVLQACEVAGVDIPRFCYHSRLSIAGNCRMCLVEVEKSPKPVASCAMPALPGMKIKTDTPLAKKAREGVMEFLLMNHPLDCPICDQGGECDLQDQSMAFGSDRGRFTEMKRSVVDKNLGPLVKTVMTRCIQCTRCVRFATEVAGVQDLGMLGRGSGEEIGTYVEKLMTSELSGNVIDICPVGALTSKPFAFKARNWELKGTESIDVTDAVGSNIRIDSRGPEVMRIVPRLNEDINEEWISDKTRFCYDGLKRQRLNDPMIRGADGRFKAVSWRDALAVVAEVMHQVKPEEIVGVAGKLSDAESMMALKDFLNKMGSDNVWCEGNGPSPNADLRSGYIMNSSISGLEKADVFLLVGTQPRVEAAMVNARIRKTVRATNAKVGYIGPPTDFNYDSEHLGTDPQTLLEIAEGRHPFFSTILNAKNPAIIVGAGIFERTDKDAIFSAVEAIAKKGNVVRPDWNGFNVLLLNAAQAAALDLGLVPESGKSIESGKFVYLMGADDVNLDKLPNDAFVVYQGHHGDRGVYRANVILPASAFSEKEGTYVNTEGCAQLTLPAVPTVGDARDDWKIIRALSEVSGARLPYDSLGAIRSRMRTVAPNLLSIDEREPAIFGASLKPECTQKMSSTPFKSAVENFYMTDAITRASKIMAQCSALLSKK from the exons ATGGGGCTAGGGTTATTAGCTTCAAGGCTTATCAAACCTCGCACATCAAACCCTAGAAACCACCTCTTTCTCCTCCGTTCCATTGTAACCAAACCCGAACTCCAATCGCCCGAATCATCCGCAGCAGCAGCTGCAGCAGAGCCCATACCAGATCTTGGACCTCCACGAACACCAGTGGGAGGCGCGCGAGTGCACTTCCCGAACCCGGAGGATGCGATTGAAGTATTTGTGGATGGATATCCGGTTAAAATCCCAAAAGGGATGACGGTGTTACAAGCGTGTGAAGTAGCAGGTGTAGACATTCCTAGATTCTGTTACCACAGTAGACTCTCTATTGCTGGTAACTGCCGTATGTGTCTTGTTGAAGTTGAGAAATCTCCTAAACCTGTCGCTTCTTGTGCTATGCCCGCTCTTCCTG GAATGAAGATCAAGACTGACACACCTTTGGCAAAGAAGGCACGTGAAGGGGTGATGGAGTTTTTGCTAATGAATCATCCTTTGGATTGTCCAATTTGTGATCAAGGTGGAGAGTGTGATCTTCAGGATCAGTCTATGGCTTTTGGATCTGACCGTGGCCGCTTCACTGAAATGAAGCGATCTGTGGTTGACAAGAACCTTGGTCCTTTGGTGAAGACTGTGATGACTCGTTGTATTCAGTGCACAAG ATGTGTCAGATTTGCAACAGAAGTTGCTGGAGTCCAGGATCTTGGCATGCTAGGTCGTGGCAGTGGAGAAGAAATTGGGACTTATGTTGAAAAGCTCATGACAAGTGAACTTTCTGGAAATGTGATAGATATTTGTCCTGTTGGAGCCCTCACCTCAAAGCCTTTTGCGTTTAAAGCCCGAAACTGGGAGTTGAAAGGGACGGAGAGCATTGATGTCACTGATGCGGTTGGATCCAACATTCGGATTGATAGCAGAGGACCAGAGGTCATGCGCATTGTTCCACGGCTAAATGAG GACATTAATGAAGAATGGATATCAGATAAGACTCGGTTTTGTTATGATGGTTTGAAGAGGCAGAGGCTAAATGATCCCATGATTCGTGGTGCTGATGGACGCTTTAAAGCTGTGAGCTGGCGTGATGCTTTAGCTGTAGTTGCAGAGGTTATGCATCAAGTTAAACCAGAGGAAATTGTTGGAGTTGCTGGAAAGTTGTCTGATGCTGAATCAATGATGGCTCTGAAAGACTTCTTAAACAAAATGGGATCGGATAATGTGTGGTGTGAAGGAAATGGCCCAAGCCCAAATGCTGATCTACGATCTGGATATATCATGAATAGCAGCATAAGTGGTCTTGAGAAGGCAGACGTATTCCTTTTGGTTGGCACCCAG CCTAGAGTGGAAGCTGCCATGGTAAATGCAAGAATTCGCAAGACAGTCCGTGCAACCAATGCTAAGGTTGGTTACATTGGCCCTCCCACTGATTTCAACTATGACTCTGAGCATCTTGGCACTGACCCTCAAACTCTTCTTGAAATTGCTGAGGGTCGTCATCCCTTCTTCTCAACAATCTTAAATGCCAAAAACCCGGCAATCATTGTTGGTGCTGGAATCTTTGAGAGAACAGACAAGGATGCAATTTTTTCTGCAGTAGAAGCCATTGCTAAAAAGGGGAATGTTGTTCGACCTGACTGGAATGGGTTCAATGTGTTACTTCTCAATGCTGCCCAAGCTGCAGCCCTTGACCTTGGACTTGTACCAGAATCTGGCAAGAGTATTGAGTCTGGCAAGTTTGTGTATTTGATGGGCGCTGACGACGTGAACTTGGACAAGCTGCCAAATGATGCCTTTGTAGTTTACCAGGGGCACCATGGGGACCGTGGTGTGTATCGAGCCAATGTCATTTTGCCAGCATCAGCATTTAGTGAAAAGGAAGGGACTTATGTAAATACAGAAGGATGTGCACAACTAACTTTGCCTGCAGTTCCGACGGTCGGTGATGCTAGGGATGATTGGAAGATAATTCGGGCTCTCTCTGAGGTATCAGGGGCACGCTTGCCCTATGATTCACTTGGGGCTATCCGTTCCCGCATGAGGACTGTGGCACCAAACCTCTTAAGCATAGATGAGAGAGAGCCAGCTATTTTTGGAGCTTCACTGAAGCCTGAGTGCACCCAGAAGATGAGTTCAACTCCATTCAAGTCTGCGGTAGAGAATTTTTACATGACTGATGCAATTACCAGGGCGTCAAAGATAATGGCACAATGCAGTGCACTTCTATCAAAGAAGTGA
- the LOC8272195 gene encoding nicastrin isoform X1, protein MAASLLSLLILLPIFRFPFSLSAETNSMQSVPDLQKSMYMVIDGYPCVRLLNLSGEIGCANPGRDKVVAPVIKFKNVSELAHLSAVLVSLDDIQQLFDRISNDPTFAKNVGGILVQSGTKIQNKLIGFSPAPKFPEVEFAPYHSINYEWNPIGSGIMKKAYNFPVFLLSEDSSQIMQEVAVKNENKKNTYTADVAEFDLVMQTTKSGTHDSESCLREETCLPLGGYSVWSSLPPINISSTQSKPIILTVASMDSASFFRDKSLGAESPISGLISLLAAVDSLSRVDGLEDLSKQLVFSVFTGEAWGYLGSRRFLLELDLQTDSVNGINDTLIEMVMEIGSVGKGFSGGNKTFFAHTAGVSPGTNKMLNAFKGAEDSLESKNVTILSASTSNPGIPPSSLMAFLRKNSSITGIVLEDFDSAFSNKFYQSHLDDISNIHSSAIVAAASLIARTLYILASGSTNFSNSALSAINVNASLVEELMGCLLDCDLGLSCELVKNYISPTSTCPSHYVGVIIGEPSSNPYIGYVDDISRFIWNFLADRTSVLKENSSSDCSKDCSNKGEVCIKAEMNGKGVCVTSTTRYVPAYSTRLKYESGIWSVLPSNYSDSMGMVDPVWTESNWDAIGLRVYTVQNATFDNLVLVGGIAVTVLAYVVIVITRAFITKASKRD, encoded by the exons ATGGCCGCGAgccttctttctcttcttattTTGCTCCCAATATTTCGGTTTCCTTTCTCTCTATCTG CGGAGACAAATTCTATGCAGTCTGTTCCTGATCTTCAGAAGTCAATGTATATGGTTATCGATGGATATCCTTGTGTACGGCTACTCAATCTTTCTGGAGAGATCGGCTGTGCAA ATCCTGGACGAGACAAGGTTGTTGCTCCAGTTATAAAGTTCAAGAATGTTAGTGAGCTGGCACATTTATCTGCAGTTTTGGTATCGTTAGATGATATTCAACAACTTTTTGACAG AATATCAAATGATCCAACTTTTGCTAAGAATGTAGGCGGTATTTTAGTCCAGTCTGGGAcgaaaattcaaaataaattaatag GATTCTCTCCTGCTCCAAAGTTTCCAGAAGTTGAATTTGCACCTTATCACAGCATCAACTATGAATGGAACCCGATT GGATCTGGTATTATGAAGAAAGCTTACAACTTTCCTGTATTCCTACTCTCTGAGGATAGCAGTCAGATCATGCAGGAG GTTGCTGTGAAGaatgagaataaaaagaatacttATACTGCAGATGTGGCTGAGTTTGATTTGGTGATGCAG ACAACCAAATCTGGGACTCATGATTCAGAATCTTGTTTAAGAGAAGAAACTTGCCTTCCATTAGGTGGATACAG TGTTTGGTCATCACTCCCACCGATTAATATCTCATCAACTCAATCCAAGCCCATTATATTAACAGTGGCATCTATGGATTCTGCTTCATTTTTCCGTGACAAGAGCTTAGGTGCAGAATCTCCTATTTCT GGATTGATTTCTTTGCTGGCAGCAGTTGATTCACTTTCTCGTGTGGATGGTTTAGAAGATCTCAGTAAACAG CTTGTTTTTTCAGTTTTCACTGGGGAGGCATGGGGCTATCTTGGTAGCAGGAGATTTTTGCTTGAACTTGATTTACAGACAGATTCTGTTAATGGCATAAATGACACTCTAATTGAGATG GTCATGGAAATTGGATCTGTTGGGAAGGGTTTCAGTGGAGGGAATAAAACCTTCTTCGCCCACACAGCAGGG GTTTCACCAGGCACAAACAAAATGTTGAATGCCTTCAAAGGTGCCGAAGATTCACTTGAATCAAAAAATGTTACAATCTTATCAGCAAGCACTTCAAATCCTGGGATACCGCCATCATCTTTGATGGCATTTCTGAGAAAG AACTCATCAATTACTGGGATTGTATTGGAGGACTTTGATTCTGCTTTTTCCAACAAGTTCTACCAGAGTCACCTTGATGATATAT CAAATATACACTCTTCAGCTATAGTGGCAGCTGCTTCTCTTATTGCTCGCACTCTTTATATTCTTGCTAGTGGCAGCACAAATTTTAGCAATTCGGCTCTAAGTGCTATCAATGTAAATGCCTCTTTAGTTGAAGAACTAATGGGCTGTTTATTGGACTGTGACCTGGGTTTGTCTTGCGAGCTGGTGAAGAACTATATATCACCAACCTCTACATGTCCAAGTCATTATGTTGGTGTCATTATTGGGGAACCTTCATCAAATCCATATATTggatatgttgatgatatttcTAGGTTTATATGGAACTTTTTGGCTGATAGAACTTCTGTTCTGAAGGAGAATAGTAGTTCCGATTGCTCAAAGGATTGCAGCAACAAAGGCGAGGTCTGCATTAAGGCAGAAATGAATGGGAAGGGAGTTTGTGTTACTTCTACTACAAG GTATGTCCCTGCGTATTCAACCCGATTGAAATATGAATCTGGAATATGGAGCGTTTTGCCATCGAATTATTCAGACTCCATGGGAATGGTGGATCCGGTGTGGACAGAGAGCAACTGGGACGCAATTGGCCTTCGTGTATATACAGTTCAGAATGCCACTTTTGATAACCTTGTTCTGGTGGGAGGTATTGCTGTCACTGTCTTGGCTTACGTAGTAATAGTAATTACAAGAGCCTTCATCACAAAGGCCTCGAAACGGGATTGA
- the LOC8272195 gene encoding nicastrin isoform X2 — protein sequence MAASLLSLLILLPIFRFPFSLSAETNSMQSVPDLQKSMYMVIDGYPCVRLLNLSGEIGCANPGRDKVVAPVIKFKNVSELAHLSAVLVSLDDIQQLFDRISNDPTFAKNVGGILVQSGTKIQNKLIGFSPAPKFPEVEFAPYHSINYEWNPIGSGIMKKAYNFPVFLLSEDSSQIMQEVAVKNENKKNTYTADVAEFDLVMQTTKSGTHDSESCLREETCLPLGGYSVWSSLPPINISSTQSKPIILTVASMDSASFFRDKSLGAESPISGLISLLAAVDSLSRVDGLEDLSKQLVFSVFTGEAWGYLGSRRFLLELDLQTDSVNGINDTLIEMVMEIGSVGKGFSGGNKTFFAHTAGVSPGTNKMLNAFKGAEDSLESKNVTILSASTSNPGIPPSSLMAFLRKNSSITGIVLEDFDSAFSNKFYQSHLDDISNIHSSAIVAAASLIARTLYILASGSTNFSNSALSAINVNASLVEELMGCLLDCDLGLSCELVKNYISPTSTCPSHYVGVIIGEPSSNPYIGYVDDISRFIWNFLADRTSVLKENSSSDCSKDCSNKGEVCIKAEMNGKGVCVTSTTRSNANLSLDRDVDQHAFTEACMFFLAQQMVCPCVFNPIEI from the exons ATGGCCGCGAgccttctttctcttcttattTTGCTCCCAATATTTCGGTTTCCTTTCTCTCTATCTG CGGAGACAAATTCTATGCAGTCTGTTCCTGATCTTCAGAAGTCAATGTATATGGTTATCGATGGATATCCTTGTGTACGGCTACTCAATCTTTCTGGAGAGATCGGCTGTGCAA ATCCTGGACGAGACAAGGTTGTTGCTCCAGTTATAAAGTTCAAGAATGTTAGTGAGCTGGCACATTTATCTGCAGTTTTGGTATCGTTAGATGATATTCAACAACTTTTTGACAG AATATCAAATGATCCAACTTTTGCTAAGAATGTAGGCGGTATTTTAGTCCAGTCTGGGAcgaaaattcaaaataaattaatag GATTCTCTCCTGCTCCAAAGTTTCCAGAAGTTGAATTTGCACCTTATCACAGCATCAACTATGAATGGAACCCGATT GGATCTGGTATTATGAAGAAAGCTTACAACTTTCCTGTATTCCTACTCTCTGAGGATAGCAGTCAGATCATGCAGGAG GTTGCTGTGAAGaatgagaataaaaagaatacttATACTGCAGATGTGGCTGAGTTTGATTTGGTGATGCAG ACAACCAAATCTGGGACTCATGATTCAGAATCTTGTTTAAGAGAAGAAACTTGCCTTCCATTAGGTGGATACAG TGTTTGGTCATCACTCCCACCGATTAATATCTCATCAACTCAATCCAAGCCCATTATATTAACAGTGGCATCTATGGATTCTGCTTCATTTTTCCGTGACAAGAGCTTAGGTGCAGAATCTCCTATTTCT GGATTGATTTCTTTGCTGGCAGCAGTTGATTCACTTTCTCGTGTGGATGGTTTAGAAGATCTCAGTAAACAG CTTGTTTTTTCAGTTTTCACTGGGGAGGCATGGGGCTATCTTGGTAGCAGGAGATTTTTGCTTGAACTTGATTTACAGACAGATTCTGTTAATGGCATAAATGACACTCTAATTGAGATG GTCATGGAAATTGGATCTGTTGGGAAGGGTTTCAGTGGAGGGAATAAAACCTTCTTCGCCCACACAGCAGGG GTTTCACCAGGCACAAACAAAATGTTGAATGCCTTCAAAGGTGCCGAAGATTCACTTGAATCAAAAAATGTTACAATCTTATCAGCAAGCACTTCAAATCCTGGGATACCGCCATCATCTTTGATGGCATTTCTGAGAAAG AACTCATCAATTACTGGGATTGTATTGGAGGACTTTGATTCTGCTTTTTCCAACAAGTTCTACCAGAGTCACCTTGATGATATAT CAAATATACACTCTTCAGCTATAGTGGCAGCTGCTTCTCTTATTGCTCGCACTCTTTATATTCTTGCTAGTGGCAGCACAAATTTTAGCAATTCGGCTCTAAGTGCTATCAATGTAAATGCCTCTTTAGTTGAAGAACTAATGGGCTGTTTATTGGACTGTGACCTGGGTTTGTCTTGCGAGCTGGTGAAGAACTATATATCACCAACCTCTACATGTCCAAGTCATTATGTTGGTGTCATTATTGGGGAACCTTCATCAAATCCATATATTggatatgttgatgatatttcTAGGTTTATATGGAACTTTTTGGCTGATAGAACTTCTGTTCTGAAGGAGAATAGTAGTTCCGATTGCTCAAAGGATTGCAGCAACAAAGGCGAGGTCTGCATTAAGGCAGAAATGAATGGGAAGGGAGTTTGTGTTACTTCTACTACAAG GTCTAATGCCAACCTTTCCCTTGATAGAGATGTTGACCAGCATGCCTTCACTGAAGCGTGCATGTTTTTTCTTGCTCAACAGATG GTATGTCCCTGCGTATTCAACCCGATTGAAATATGA
- the LOC8272196 gene encoding tRNA threonylcarbamoyladenosine dehydratase isoform X1, whose protein sequence is MEEKLKWLALIGGGALLGSASTLFLLNHFPRRISGQCNKKTVELNGKDLVSEMSSGSCRVIGDRDSEMHGGDLLTDEIVAEHLTRNIQFFGLESQRKVTASYVVVIGLGGVGSHAASMLLRSGIGRLLLVDFDQVSLSSLNRHAVATRADVGIPKAECLKKHFSTIFPECHIEAKVLLYDASSEEEILSGNPDFVLDCIDNIDTKVALLAACVRRGLKVLSATGAGARADPTRIRVADLKESTNDPLSRSVRHRLRKDYGIDGGIPVVFSLEKPKVKLLPFKGPSGEEDNPSNYQIVPGFRVRIIPVLGTIPSIFGQVMASYVVTQLAGFQVQTEPVVNFDLDHYRVLHQRLIEHEESLYGTTMEVQVDIEEVKYVAKELWHGRSAREQSAKDVGRGMWRSINELMLVRWDRTKPACVSNLVLLKFQEADEHESRTLDDIKENEPEFFERVTSVLKRAELDF, encoded by the exons atggaGGAGAAACTAAAATGGTTAGCATTAATAGGAGGTGGGGCTCTTTTGGGTTCTGCTTCTACACTCTTTCTCCTCAACCATTTTCCCAG AAGAATTTCTGGCCAATGCAATAAAAAGACTGTTGAACTAAATG GTAAAGATCTTGTATCTGAGATGTCTTCGGGAAGCTGCAGGGTAATTGGAGATAGGGATAGTGAGATGCATGGTGGAGACCTTTTAACAGATGAAATAGTTGCTGAACATTTGACTAG GAATATTCAGTTCTTCGGTCTCGAGTCTCAGCGCAAGGTCACTGCATCATATGTTGTTGTCATTGGTCTTGGAGGTGTTGGGAGTCATGCTGCTTCTATGCTTCTTAGATCAGGAATTGGGAGACTCCTCCTTGTGGACTTTGACCAG GTTTCTCTTTCATCCTTAAATCGTCATGCTGTTGCAACACGAGCAGATGTTGGTATTCCTAAAGCTGAGTGCCTGAAGAAGCATTTCTCAACAATCTTCCCCGAATGCCATATAGAAGCAAAAGTACTATTATATGATGCATCATctgaagaagaaattctttcagGCAACCCTGACTTTGTTTTGGACTGCATTGATAACATTGACACAAAG GTGGCACTTCTAGCTGCATGCGTGCGAAGAGGTTTAAAGGTTTTATCTGCAACTGGAGCTGGTGCTAGAGCCGATCCAACAAGAATCCGTGTGGCTGACTTAAAAGAGTCGACAAATGATCCATTATCTCGATCT GTAAGACACCGCCTGAGAAAAGATTATGGCATTGATGGTGGCATCCCAGTTGTATTCTCCCTTGAAAAACCCAAAGTTAAACTGCTTCCATTTAAGGGACCAAGCGGAGAAGAAGATAATCCTTCCAATTATCAG ATAGTGCCAGGCTTTAGAGTTCGCATAATACCTGTCCTTGGTACCATCCCTTCCATATTTGGACAGGTCATGGCCTCTTATGTAGTGACACAACTAGCTGGATTTCAAGTTCAAACAGAACCTGTGGTAAACTTTGATTTGGATCATTATCGGGTGCTGCATCAGCGTCTTATTGAGCATGAGGAATCATTGTATGGAACGACCATGGAAGTCCAG GTAGACATTGAGGAAGTGAAGTATGTTGCAAAGGAGCTGTGGCATGGGCGAAGTGCTAGGGAACAGTCTGCAAAAGACGTTGGACGTGGAATGTGGCGATCTATTAATGAGCTAATGCTTGTGAG GTGGGACAGGACAAAGCCTGCATGTGTGTCAAACTTGGtccttttaaaatttcaagag GCAGATGAACATGAATCAAGGACACTAGATGACATCAAGGAAAATGAGCCAGAATTCTTTGAGAGGGTTACATCTGTTTTGAAACGAGCTGAATTGGACTTTTAG
- the LOC8272196 gene encoding tRNA threonylcarbamoyladenosine dehydratase isoform X2, producing MEEKLKWLALIGGGALLGSASTLFLLNHFPRRISGQCNKKTVELNGKDLVSEMSSGSCRVIGDRDSEMHGGDLLTDEIVAEHLTRNIQFFGLESQRKVTASYVVVIGLGGVGSHAASMLLRSGIGRLLLVDFDQVSLSSLNRHAVATRADVGIPKAECLKKHFSTIFPECHIEAKVLLYDASSEEEILSGNPDFVLDCIDNIDTKVALLAACVRRGLKVLSATGAGARADPTRIRVADLKESTNDPLSRSVRHRLRKDYGIDGGIPVVFSLEKPKVKLLPFKGPSGEEDNPSNYQVMASYVVTQLAGFQVQTEPVVNFDLDHYRVLHQRLIEHEESLYGTTMEVQVDIEEVKYVAKELWHGRSAREQSAKDVGRGMWRSINELMLVRWDRTKPACVSNLVLLKFQEADEHESRTLDDIKENEPEFFERVTSVLKRAELDF from the exons atggaGGAGAAACTAAAATGGTTAGCATTAATAGGAGGTGGGGCTCTTTTGGGTTCTGCTTCTACACTCTTTCTCCTCAACCATTTTCCCAG AAGAATTTCTGGCCAATGCAATAAAAAGACTGTTGAACTAAATG GTAAAGATCTTGTATCTGAGATGTCTTCGGGAAGCTGCAGGGTAATTGGAGATAGGGATAGTGAGATGCATGGTGGAGACCTTTTAACAGATGAAATAGTTGCTGAACATTTGACTAG GAATATTCAGTTCTTCGGTCTCGAGTCTCAGCGCAAGGTCACTGCATCATATGTTGTTGTCATTGGTCTTGGAGGTGTTGGGAGTCATGCTGCTTCTATGCTTCTTAGATCAGGAATTGGGAGACTCCTCCTTGTGGACTTTGACCAG GTTTCTCTTTCATCCTTAAATCGTCATGCTGTTGCAACACGAGCAGATGTTGGTATTCCTAAAGCTGAGTGCCTGAAGAAGCATTTCTCAACAATCTTCCCCGAATGCCATATAGAAGCAAAAGTACTATTATATGATGCATCATctgaagaagaaattctttcagGCAACCCTGACTTTGTTTTGGACTGCATTGATAACATTGACACAAAG GTGGCACTTCTAGCTGCATGCGTGCGAAGAGGTTTAAAGGTTTTATCTGCAACTGGAGCTGGTGCTAGAGCCGATCCAACAAGAATCCGTGTGGCTGACTTAAAAGAGTCGACAAATGATCCATTATCTCGATCT GTAAGACACCGCCTGAGAAAAGATTATGGCATTGATGGTGGCATCCCAGTTGTATTCTCCCTTGAAAAACCCAAAGTTAAACTGCTTCCATTTAAGGGACCAAGCGGAGAAGAAGATAATCCTTCCAATTATCAG GTCATGGCCTCTTATGTAGTGACACAACTAGCTGGATTTCAAGTTCAAACAGAACCTGTGGTAAACTTTGATTTGGATCATTATCGGGTGCTGCATCAGCGTCTTATTGAGCATGAGGAATCATTGTATGGAACGACCATGGAAGTCCAG GTAGACATTGAGGAAGTGAAGTATGTTGCAAAGGAGCTGTGGCATGGGCGAAGTGCTAGGGAACAGTCTGCAAAAGACGTTGGACGTGGAATGTGGCGATCTATTAATGAGCTAATGCTTGTGAG GTGGGACAGGACAAAGCCTGCATGTGTGTCAAACTTGGtccttttaaaatttcaagag GCAGATGAACATGAATCAAGGACACTAGATGACATCAAGGAAAATGAGCCAGAATTCTTTGAGAGGGTTACATCTGTTTTGAAACGAGCTGAATTGGACTTTTAG